One genomic segment of Candidatus Abyssobacteria bacterium SURF_5 includes these proteins:
- a CDS encoding alpha-glucosidase, which yields MNADWWKKAVVYQIYPRSFLDTDADGIGNLNGITEKLDYLNDGTPNSLGIDAIWLNPFYPSPQCDFGYDVMDYYNVDPQYGAIEDFDRLLAEAHKRSIKIIMDVVPGHTSHLHPWFIESRSSKRSPKRDWYIWKPPRAFRGYPNNWLGVFGGRAWDYDGKTREYYYHNSLPEQPDLNWRNPEMAKAFLSAMAFWLDKGVDGFRIDVINYTMKDQQFRNNPLCLGRRPYDMQRHIYDKDRPDAVEVANKMRALTDKYPNKMLVGEVYIDNPDEAARYLGENGDGLHMAFNFSFMFSRFRAEIFKKKVETWERAIGDRGWPAYFLSNHDYVRHISRYAKGKWTEARARVAAAMLLTLRGTPFVYQGEEIGMRNLWLWKHEVLDPIGRKYWPVHPGRDGERTPMQWNSEKYAGFSTEDPWLRVHPNHKTVNVALEEKDPTSLLNFYKKLIRLRKENPALQMGDYKSFEGVPEGIFAYLREGGGQKILIALNFTQKPLQFSVGKGGIGRVLLSPLETVNADIKPSQIKLPPCGILIAEL from the coding sequence ATGAATGCCGATTGGTGGAAAAAAGCGGTTGTCTATCAAATTTATCCGCGCAGTTTTCTCGATACGGACGCCGATGGTATCGGAAACCTGAACGGTATCACAGAGAAGCTTGATTATCTCAACGACGGCACGCCGAACTCGCTCGGCATCGATGCGATCTGGCTCAATCCCTTCTATCCGAGTCCGCAATGCGATTTCGGCTATGACGTGATGGACTACTATAACGTCGATCCGCAATACGGCGCCATCGAGGACTTCGACCGGCTGCTCGCAGAGGCCCACAAGCGCAGCATCAAGATAATCATGGATGTCGTGCCCGGCCACACCTCGCATCTGCACCCGTGGTTCATCGAGTCGCGCTCGAGCAAGCGCAGCCCTAAACGCGATTGGTACATCTGGAAGCCGCCGCGCGCATTCCGCGGGTACCCGAACAACTGGCTCGGCGTCTTCGGCGGCAGAGCCTGGGACTATGACGGCAAGACCCGGGAATACTATTACCACAATTCTCTCCCCGAGCAGCCCGACCTGAACTGGCGCAATCCCGAAATGGCGAAGGCCTTTCTCTCCGCAATGGCATTCTGGCTCGACAAGGGCGTCGACGGCTTCCGCATCGACGTCATAAATTACACGATGAAAGACCAACAGTTCCGCAATAACCCCCTTTGCCTCGGCCGCCGCCCGTATGACATGCAGCGCCATATCTACGACAAGGACAGGCCGGACGCGGTCGAAGTCGCAAACAAGATGCGCGCGCTGACGGACAAGTACCCGAACAAGATGCTCGTCGGCGAAGTCTATATCGACAATCCCGATGAGGCCGCCCGCTATCTCGGCGAAAACGGAGACGGCCTGCACATGGCGTTCAATTTCTCATTCATGTTCTCCCGTTTTCGCGCCGAGATTTTTAAAAAGAAAGTCGAGACGTGGGAGCGTGCAATCGGAGACCGCGGCTGGCCTGCCTACTTTCTCTCGAATCACGACTACGTGCGCCATATCAGCCGCTACGCAAAAGGGAAATGGACAGAAGCCCGCGCCCGTGTCGCCGCCGCGATGCTGCTTACGTTGCGGGGAACCCCATTCGTCTATCAGGGCGAAGAAATAGGCATGCGCAACCTCTGGCTCTGGAAACATGAAGTGCTCGATCCAATAGGAAGAAAATATTGGCCGGTCCATCCCGGCCGCGACGGAGAGCGAACTCCGATGCAGTGGAACAGCGAGAAATATGCGGGATTCTCGACCGAAGACCCATGGCTGCGCGTGCACCCGAACCATAAAACCGTAAACGTTGCCCTCGAGGAAAAAGATCCGACCTCGCTCCTCAACTTTTACAAGAAGCTCATCCGGCTAAGGAAAGAGAATCCAGCCTTGCAGATGGGAGATTACAAGTCTTTTGAAGGAGTTCCCGAAGGTATTTTCGCGTACCTGAGGGAAGGCGGCGGGCAGAAAATTCTGATTGCGCTTAACTTCACGCAGAAACCGCTGCAATTTTCGGTGGGAAAGGGCGGAATCGGAAGAGTCCTCCTCTCCCCTCTCGAAACAGTCAATGCTGATATCAAGCCAAGCCAAATCAAGTTGCCCCCCTGCGGCATCCTCATTGCGGAGCTATAG
- a CDS encoding GIY-YIG nuclease family protein, with amino-acid sequence MNKAAPFSLRIFVAGGDPDGLRLVERSNWTGKAIIFPRALYPEVRGRDEFQQTGVYLLLGPRMHGEGEMLYIGEGDPVRPRLDEHFARKDFWTRAVFFVAGPGNLNKAHIEFLESQLVRLAKAAKRMPLENSNSPSEPTLSEADRADMEVFLQNILGILPVLGIHAFEQTTLDLNSKMDKTLLHCAGRGIEATGYDTPKGFLVLSGSFAAMKEVPSLKKYFPNVCEVREDLISNGVLVAQGDKYYFTQDYTFSSPSLASSVVLARSSNGRTDWKDATGTTLKETQESLAAIVPDWDEEK; translated from the coding sequence ATGAATAAAGCTGCCCCTTTTTCACTCCGCATATTTGTGGCAGGTGGCGACCCAGACGGGTTACGACTAGTCGAACGTTCCAACTGGACGGGTAAGGCGATAATATTCCCCCGTGCGTTGTATCCCGAAGTGCGTGGTCGGGACGAGTTCCAACAAACCGGGGTATATCTCTTGCTTGGTCCGCGTATGCATGGCGAAGGTGAGATGCTCTACATCGGCGAGGGTGATCCGGTTAGACCACGTCTTGATGAGCACTTCGCAAGAAAAGACTTCTGGACACGAGCCGTCTTCTTTGTCGCCGGGCCGGGTAACCTCAATAAAGCACATATCGAGTTCTTGGAATCTCAGTTGGTCAGACTCGCCAAGGCGGCAAAGCGGATGCCACTCGAGAATTCCAACAGCCCTTCCGAGCCTACTCTCTCCGAAGCCGACCGGGCCGACATGGAGGTTTTTCTTCAGAATATTCTAGGCATCTTGCCGGTGCTCGGAATTCACGCCTTTGAGCAAACAACGCTGGATCTGAACTCGAAAATGGATAAGACTCTACTTCACTGCGCCGGGCGAGGCATAGAGGCGACGGGGTATGACACACCCAAAGGATTTCTAGTATTGTCCGGGTCGTTTGCCGCCATGAAGGAAGTGCCGTCTCTCAAGAAGTATTTCCCGAATGTGTGCGAAGTGCGCGAAGACTTGATCTCGAATGGTGTACTGGTGGCGCAGGGAGATAAGTATTACTTTACGCAGGATTATACATTCAGCTCCCCGTCGCTGGCGTCGTCGGTCGTGCTTGCTCGATCCTCGAACGGTCGCACTGACTGGAAGGATGCCACCGGGACGACGCTGAAAGAGACCCAAGAGAGTCTAGCCGCGATTGTGCCGGATTGGGACGAGGAAAAATGA
- a CDS encoding SAM-dependent DNA methyltransferase: MAKVNNGANLGFENELWKAADALRSNMDAAEYKHVVLGLIFLKYISDAFEEQHAKLEAQRKQGADPEDPDEYRAGNIFWVPKEARWSVFKANAKQPTIGKILDEAMVAIECDNSSLKGVLPKEYAHPRLDKQRLGQLIDLVGKIGLGDRESRTKDILGGVYEYFLSQFASAEGKKGGQFYTPRSVVRVLVEMLAPYNGRVYDPCCGSGGMFVQSVEFVKAHSSGNGNGGKRKGDVSIFGQESNHTTWRLAKMNLAIRGIDGNLGKEHADIFHHDLHPDLKADYVLANPPFNDSDWRGDLLKDDKRWKYGIPPAGNANFAWVQHFIYHLAPTGLAGFVLANGSMSSNQSNEGEIRKNIIEADLVDSMVALPGQLFYSTQIPVCLWFLTREKKNSRFRDRRGETLFIDARKLGTMIDRVHRELTGEDIQKVAGTYHAWRGDKIPDGRGGFETRPYEDVPGFCKSATLDDIRQYNHILTPGRYVGAAEAEDSGDPFEEKMERLTAALRGQMEQSTKLDKLIWANLEDIGHGG, translated from the coding sequence ATGGCGAAGGTAAACAATGGCGCGAATCTCGGCTTCGAGAATGAACTCTGGAAGGCTGCCGATGCGCTGCGCTCGAATATGGATGCCGCCGAATATAAGCATGTTGTGCTCGGCCTGATTTTCCTCAAGTACATATCCGACGCATTCGAAGAGCAGCACGCGAAGCTGGAGGCGCAGCGTAAACAGGGAGCCGACCCGGAAGACCCGGACGAATACCGAGCAGGCAACATCTTTTGGGTGCCGAAAGAAGCTCGCTGGTCCGTGTTCAAAGCAAACGCGAAGCAGCCGACCATCGGTAAAATCCTGGACGAAGCCATGGTCGCCATCGAGTGCGACAACTCCTCTCTCAAGGGAGTGCTTCCAAAAGAATACGCTCACCCGCGTCTCGACAAGCAGCGGCTTGGTCAGCTAATCGACCTTGTCGGGAAGATCGGCCTCGGCGATAGAGAGAGCCGGACAAAGGATATCCTGGGCGGCGTATACGAGTATTTCCTGTCACAGTTTGCGAGCGCCGAAGGCAAAAAGGGCGGCCAGTTCTATACGCCGCGTTCTGTAGTTCGCGTCTTGGTCGAAATGCTGGCTCCTTATAACGGGCGCGTGTATGATCCCTGCTGCGGCTCTGGCGGCATGTTCGTTCAGTCGGTCGAATTTGTGAAGGCTCATTCATCTGGCAACGGTAACGGCGGCAAACGCAAAGGCGATGTAAGCATCTTCGGCCAGGAGTCGAACCATACCACCTGGCGGCTGGCGAAGATGAATCTTGCCATTCGAGGTATTGACGGCAATCTCGGCAAAGAGCATGCCGATATTTTTCATCATGATCTTCACCCTGACCTCAAGGCTGACTACGTCCTCGCCAATCCGCCTTTCAATGACAGCGACTGGCGCGGAGACCTTCTCAAGGACGACAAACGCTGGAAGTATGGGATTCCGCCAGCGGGAAACGCCAACTTCGCCTGGGTACAGCACTTCATCTATCATCTCGCTCCGACCGGACTCGCCGGTTTCGTGCTCGCGAATGGCTCCATGTCCTCAAACCAATCGAATGAAGGCGAAATCAGAAAGAACATCATAGAGGCTGACCTAGTGGATAGCATGGTGGCACTGCCGGGACAACTTTTCTATTCAACGCAGATTCCTGTCTGCCTGTGGTTCCTCACTCGCGAGAAGAAGAACAGCCGCTTCCGTGACCGGCGCGGAGAGACACTGTTCATCGACGCGCGAAAGCTCGGCACGATGATTGACCGTGTCCACCGTGAACTTACGGGCGAGGACATTCAGAAGGTGGCTGGCACATACCATGCGTGGCGAGGAGACAAGATTCCCGATGGTAGGGGCGGGTTTGAAACCCGCCCGTATGAGGACGTTCCAGGCTTCTGCAAATCAGCCACACTCGATGATATCCGGCAGTACAACCACATCCTCACGCCAGGACGGTATGTCGGCGCAGCCGAAGCCGAAGACAGTGGCGACCCGTTCGAAGAAAAGATGGAGCGGTTAACCGCGGCTCTTCGCGGACAGATGGAACAGTCCACCAAGCTCGATAAACTCATATGGGCGAATCTGGAGGATATCGGGCATGGCGGGTAA